A single genomic interval of Pseudomonas sp. FeN3W harbors:
- the zur gene encoding zinc uptake transcriptional repressor Zur, which produces MSKTPLACTPHDHDHCVSHALAEADSLCARQGVRLTALRKRVLELVWQSHKPLGAYDILAVLSEQDGRRAAPPTVYRALDFLLENGLVHRIASLNAFIGCNHPEHPHQGQFLICRHCHTAIELERPAIAEAIDAAAGSVGFTVEGQTVEVVGLCSNCREAA; this is translated from the coding sequence ATGTCCAAGACCCCGCTGGCCTGTACGCCCCACGACCATGACCATTGCGTCAGCCACGCGCTGGCCGAAGCCGATAGCCTCTGCGCGCGCCAGGGCGTGCGCCTGACCGCCCTGCGCAAGCGCGTGCTGGAGCTGGTCTGGCAGAGCCACAAGCCGCTCGGCGCCTACGACATCCTCGCCGTGCTGAGCGAGCAGGACGGCCGCCGCGCCGCACCACCCACCGTCTACCGCGCGCTGGATTTCCTGCTGGAGAACGGCCTGGTGCATCGCATCGCATCGCTCAACGCCTTCATCGGCTGCAACCATCCGGAGCATCCGCACCAGGGCCAGTTCCTCATCTGCCGTCATTGCCACACCGCCATCGAGCTGGAGCGCCCGGCCATCGCCGAGGCCATCGACGCCGCCGCCGGCAGCGTCGGCTTCACCGTCGAGGGGCAGACCGTGGAAGTGGTCGGCCTCTGCTCGAACTGCCGGGAAGCCGCATGA
- the znuC gene encoding zinc ABC transporter ATP-binding protein ZnuC, with protein sequence MSEVLLRLDDIHVRFASQNVLEGAQLQVHRGEIVTLIGPNGAGKTTLVRAVLGLLKPDRGQVWRKPKLRVGYMPQKLHVDATLPLSVLRFLRLVPGVDRARALAALDEVGAEHVIDSPLQKISGGEMQRVLLARALLREPELLVLDEPVQGVDVAGQAELYRLIGVLRDRYGCGVLMVSHDLHLVMSATDQVVCLNRHVCCSGHPEQVSSDPAFVELFGQDARSLAIYHHQHDHSHDLHGSVVTGKPHVHGPDCKHG encoded by the coding sequence ATGAGCGAGGTGCTGCTGCGGCTGGATGACATCCACGTGCGCTTCGCCAGCCAGAACGTGCTGGAAGGCGCGCAACTGCAGGTGCATCGCGGCGAGATCGTCACCCTGATCGGCCCCAACGGCGCCGGTAAGACCACGCTGGTGCGCGCCGTACTCGGCCTGCTGAAACCCGATCGCGGCCAGGTCTGGCGCAAGCCGAAGCTGCGCGTCGGCTACATGCCGCAGAAGCTGCACGTCGATGCCACCCTGCCGCTGTCGGTACTGCGTTTCCTGCGCCTGGTGCCCGGTGTCGACCGCGCCCGCGCCCTGGCAGCGTTGGACGAAGTGGGGGCCGAGCATGTCATCGACAGCCCGCTGCAGAAGATTTCCGGCGGCGAGATGCAGCGCGTGCTGCTCGCCCGCGCGCTGCTGCGCGAGCCCGAACTACTGGTGCTGGACGAACCGGTGCAGGGTGTCGACGTCGCCGGCCAGGCCGAGCTGTACCGGTTGATCGGTGTGTTGCGCGACCGCTACGGCTGCGGCGTGCTGATGGTCTCCCACGACCTGCACCTGGTGATGAGTGCCACCGATCAGGTGGTCTGCCTGAACCGCCACGTCTGCTGCTCGGGGCACCCGGAACAGGTCAGCAGCGACCCGGCCTTCGTCGAGCTGTTCGGTCAGGATGCACGCAGCCTGGCGATCTACCACCACCAGCACGACCACAGCCACGATCTGCACGGCAGCGTGGTGACCGGAAAGCCCCACGTCCACGGCCCCGACTGTAAACACGGATAG
- the znuB gene encoding zinc ABC transporter permease subunit ZnuB: MPDFLLNALLAGLALALVAGPLGSFVVWRRMAYFGDTLSHAALFGVALGLMLDVNLTLAVTVGCVLLALLLVTLQQRQPLASDTLLGILAHSTLSLGLVSLSFMDDVRIDLMGYLFGDLLAVGPSDLAWIIGGSALVLLMLIPLWRPLLAITVHEELAKVEGLPVAGIRLALMLLIAVVIAVAMKIVGVLLITSLLIIPAAAAQRHARTPEQMALGASTLGIVAVCLGLTLSWFEDTPAGPSIVVSAAALFLLSFAWPKRA; encoded by the coding sequence ATGCCTGATTTCCTTCTCAACGCCCTGCTCGCCGGCCTGGCCCTGGCGCTGGTCGCCGGCCCGCTCGGCTCCTTCGTCGTCTGGCGGCGCATGGCCTATTTCGGCGACACGCTGTCACACGCCGCGCTGTTCGGCGTCGCCCTCGGGTTGATGCTGGACGTCAACCTGACCCTGGCGGTGACCGTCGGCTGCGTGCTGCTCGCCCTGCTGCTGGTGACCCTGCAGCAGCGCCAGCCCCTGGCCTCGGACACGCTGCTCGGCATCCTCGCGCACAGCACGCTGTCGCTGGGCCTGGTGTCGCTGAGCTTCATGGATGACGTGCGCATCGACCTGATGGGCTATCTGTTCGGCGATCTGCTCGCGGTCGGGCCGAGCGATCTGGCCTGGATCATCGGCGGCAGCGCCCTGGTGCTGCTGATGCTGATCCCGCTGTGGCGACCGCTACTGGCGATCACCGTGCACGAAGAGCTGGCCAAGGTCGAAGGGCTGCCGGTGGCCGGCATCCGCCTGGCGCTGATGCTGCTGATCGCCGTGGTGATCGCCGTGGCGATGAAGATCGTTGGCGTGCTGCTGATCACCTCGCTGCTGATCATTCCCGCCGCCGCCGCACAACGCCATGCGCGCACCCCGGAGCAGATGGCGCTGGGCGCCAGCACGCTGGGCATCGTCGCCGTATGCCTGGGCCTGACGCTGTCCTGGTTCGAGGACACCCCGGCCGGGCCGTCCATCGTGGTCAGCGCCGCCGCGCTGTTCCTGCTCAGCTTCGCCTGGCCGAAGCGCGCATGA
- a CDS encoding M48 family metallopeptidase, producing MTDLKYLRGYPEPLLTQVRQLIAEQRLGDYLQRRYPGRHQVQSDKALYGYVQTLKQEYLKSTPPIDKVLYDNRLDLTHRALGLHTAVSRVQGGKLKAKKEIRVAALFREAAPEFLQMIVVHELAHLRESEHNRAFYKLCEHMLPGYGQIEFDLRLFLHWRELQDS from the coding sequence ATGACCGATCTCAAGTACCTGCGCGGCTACCCCGAGCCGTTGCTGACGCAAGTGCGCCAGCTGATTGCCGAGCAGCGTCTGGGCGACTATCTGCAGCGGCGCTATCCCGGCCGGCATCAGGTGCAGAGCGACAAAGCCCTGTACGGCTACGTGCAAACGCTCAAGCAGGAGTACCTGAAAAGCACGCCGCCGATCGACAAGGTGCTCTATGACAATCGCCTGGACCTGACCCATCGTGCGCTGGGCCTGCATACCGCGGTGTCGCGGGTACAGGGCGGCAAGCTCAAGGCGAAGAAGGAAATCCGCGTCGCCGCACTGTTTCGCGAGGCGGCGCCGGAATTTCTGCAGATGATCGTGGTGCACGAGCTCGCCCACCTGCGCGAAAGCGAGCACAACCGCGCCTTCTACAAGCTGTGCGAGCACATGCTGCCCGGCTATGGGCAGATCGAGTTCGACCTGCGGCTGTTCCTGCACTGGCGGGAGCTGCAGGACAGCTGA
- the katE gene encoding catalase HPII, with product MTHKTPKQSELAGTDTVDRGNHNAKLDQLEEFRSDATGEALRTNQGVKIADNQNTLKAGDRGPSLLEDFIMREKITHFDHERIPERIVHARGAAAHGVFQSYADHSWLTKASFLAAEGKETPVFVRFSTVQGSRGSADTVRDVRGFATKFYTDEGNFDLVGNNMPVFFIQDAIKFPDFVHAVKPEPHNEIPQAQSAHDTFWDFVSLTPESAHMVLWTMSDRALPRSYRAMEGFGVHTFRLINAEGVSRFVKFHWKPVAGAFSLVWDETLKIAGKDPDFNRRDMWESIEMGDYFEWELGVQVVEEADEHKFDFDLLDPTKIIPEELVPVQKLGKMTLNRNPDNFFAETEQAAFHIGHIVPGIGFTNDPLLQGRLFSYTDTQLLRLGGPNFHEIPINRPLCPFHNNQRDAFHRQTINKGRANYEPNSVDSGWPKETPPAAQGCGFESYPERVEGHKIRNRSESFGDHFSQATLFWNSMSGPEKEHIIGAYTFELGKVERVFIRERQVNEILANIDLELARRVAENLGLPVPSAPTVTPKTPTPQDSPALSLMNHAPGNIKSRKVAILVANGVDGAAIDAFKAKLAEQGALAKIIGPSPAPVKTADGKMLPVDAAMDGMPSVMFDAVFVPGGADAAAAMAKSGEAKHYVLEAYKHLKPIVVLGAARPLLASLNLTSDAGLLEGDDVDAVFGNFAQALGQHRVWAREAAAEAIPA from the coding sequence ATGACGCATAAGACCCCCAAACAGAGCGAGCTCGCCGGCACCGACACCGTCGACCGCGGCAATCACAACGCCAAGCTCGATCAGCTGGAAGAGTTTCGTAGCGATGCCACCGGCGAGGCGCTGCGCACCAATCAGGGCGTGAAGATCGCCGACAACCAGAACACCCTCAAGGCCGGCGACCGTGGGCCCTCGCTGCTCGAAGATTTCATCATGCGCGAGAAGATCACCCACTTCGACCATGAGCGCATCCCCGAGCGTATCGTGCATGCCCGCGGCGCCGCGGCGCACGGCGTGTTCCAGAGCTACGCCGATCACAGCTGGCTGACCAAGGCCTCGTTCCTCGCCGCCGAAGGCAAGGAGACGCCGGTATTCGTGCGCTTCTCCACCGTGCAGGGCTCGCGCGGCTCGGCGGACACCGTGCGCGACGTGCGCGGCTTCGCCACCAAGTTCTACACCGACGAGGGCAACTTCGACCTGGTCGGCAACAACATGCCGGTGTTCTTCATCCAGGACGCCATCAAGTTTCCGGACTTCGTCCACGCGGTGAAACCCGAGCCGCACAACGAGATCCCGCAGGCGCAATCGGCCCACGATACCTTCTGGGATTTCGTCTCGCTGACGCCTGAGTCCGCACACATGGTGCTCTGGACCATGTCCGACCGCGCCCTGCCGCGCAGCTATCGGGCGATGGAAGGCTTCGGCGTGCACACCTTCCGCCTGATCAATGCCGAGGGCGTCAGCCGCTTCGTCAAATTCCACTGGAAGCCGGTGGCCGGCGCCTTCTCGCTGGTCTGGGACGAAACGCTGAAGATCGCCGGCAAGGACCCGGACTTCAACCGCCGCGACATGTGGGAGTCCATCGAGATGGGCGACTACTTCGAGTGGGAGCTGGGCGTGCAGGTGGTCGAGGAGGCCGACGAGCACAAGTTCGACTTCGACCTGCTGGACCCGACCAAAATCATCCCCGAGGAGCTGGTGCCGGTGCAGAAGCTCGGCAAGATGACCCTCAACCGCAACCCGGACAACTTCTTCGCTGAGACCGAGCAGGCCGCCTTCCACATCGGCCATATCGTGCCGGGCATCGGCTTCACCAACGACCCGCTGCTGCAGGGCCGGCTGTTCTCCTACACCGACACCCAGCTGCTGCGTCTCGGTGGGCCGAACTTCCACGAAATCCCGATCAACCGTCCGCTGTGTCCGTTCCACAACAACCAGCGCGACGCCTTCCATCGCCAGACGATCAACAAGGGCCGCGCCAACTACGAGCCCAACTCGGTCGACAGCGGTTGGCCCAAGGAAACCCCGCCGGCGGCCCAGGGCTGCGGCTTCGAGAGCTATCCGGAGCGCGTCGAGGGGCACAAGATCCGCAACCGCAGTGAATCCTTCGGCGACCACTTCTCCCAGGCCACGCTGTTCTGGAACAGTATGAGCGGCCCGGAGAAGGAGCACATCATCGGCGCCTACACCTTCGAGCTGGGCAAGGTGGAGCGGGTGTTCATCCGCGAGCGCCAGGTCAACGAGATCCTCGCCAACATCGACCTGGAGCTGGCCCGCCGTGTCGCCGAGAACCTCGGTCTGCCGGTGCCGAGCGCGCCGACCGTGACGCCGAAGACGCCAACCCCGCAGGATTCGCCGGCGCTGAGCCTGATGAACCATGCACCGGGCAATATCAAGTCGCGCAAGGTGGCCATCCTGGTAGCCAACGGCGTCGATGGTGCGGCGATCGATGCATTCAAGGCCAAGCTGGCCGAGCAGGGCGCGCTGGCCAAGATCATCGGCCCGTCGCCGGCTCCAGTGAAAACGGCGGACGGCAAGATGCTGCCGGTCGATGCCGCGATGGACGGCATGCCCTCGGTGATGTTCGACGCGGTGTTCGTCCCCGGCGGTGCCGATGCCGCGGCGGCCATGGCCAAGTCCGGCGAGGCCAAACATTACGTGCTGGAGGCCTACAAGCATCTGAAACCCATCGTGGTGCTCGGTGCAGCGCGGCCGCTGTTGGCGTCGCTGAACCTCACCTCCGATGCCGGATTACTGGAGGGCGATGACGTCGATGCGGTGTTCGGCAACTTCGCCCAGGCGCTCGGTCAGCACCGGGTATGGGCTCGTGAGGCCGCAGCGGAAGCGATTCCGGCATAA
- a CDS encoding methionine ABC transporter ATP-binding protein, with protein sequence MIEFHQVHKTYRTGGRDVPALQPTQLEIASGEVFGLIGHSGAGKSTLLRLINRLEEPSGGRILVNGEDVTALDADGLRRFRQRVGMIFQHFNLLMSKTVADNVAMPLRLAGIRSRSEIDARVAALLDRVGLKEHARKYPAQLSGGQKQRVGIARALATEPSILLCDEATSALDPQTTASVLQLLAEINRELKLTIVLITHEMDVIRRVCDRVAVMDAGAIVEQGPVTEVFLHPKHPTTQRFVLEDEAMDESELHDDFAHVPGRILRLTFQGDATYKPLLGTVARETGVDYSILSGRIDRIKDTPYGQLTLALIGGDMAAAMAQLQAADVHVEVLR encoded by the coding sequence GTGATCGAATTCCATCAAGTCCACAAAACCTATCGGACCGGCGGCAGGGACGTCCCCGCCCTGCAACCGACGCAGCTGGAGATCGCCTCCGGTGAAGTCTTCGGCCTGATCGGCCACTCCGGCGCCGGCAAGAGCACCCTGCTGCGCCTGATCAACCGCCTCGAGGAACCCTCCGGCGGGCGCATCCTGGTCAACGGCGAAGACGTCACCGCGCTGGATGCCGACGGCTTGCGGCGCTTTCGTCAGCGCGTCGGCATGATCTTCCAGCACTTCAACCTGCTGATGTCCAAGACCGTGGCCGACAACGTCGCCATGCCGCTGCGTCTGGCCGGCATCCGCTCGCGCAGCGAGATCGATGCGCGCGTCGCCGCCCTGCTCGATCGCGTCGGCCTCAAGGAGCACGCGCGCAAGTATCCGGCGCAGCTCTCCGGTGGCCAGAAGCAGCGCGTCGGTATCGCCCGGGCACTGGCCACCGAGCCGAGCATCCTGCTCTGCGACGAGGCCACCAGCGCCCTCGATCCGCAGACGACCGCATCGGTGCTGCAACTGTTGGCCGAGATCAACCGCGAGCTGAAGCTGACCATCGTGCTGATCACCCACGAGATGGATGTGATCCGCCGCGTCTGCGACCGCGTCGCGGTGATGGACGCCGGTGCCATCGTCGAACAGGGGCCGGTCACCGAAGTGTTCCTGCACCCCAAGCACCCGACCACCCAGCGCTTCGTGCTGGAAGACGAGGCGATGGACGAAAGCGAGCTGCACGACGATTTCGCCCATGTGCCGGGGCGCATCCTGCGCCTGACCTTCCAGGGTGACGCCACCTACAAGCCGCTGCTGGGCACCGTCGCCCGTGAAACCGGGGTCGACTACAGCATCCTTTCCGGACGCATCGATCGCATCAAGGACACCCCCTACGGCCAGCTCACCCTGGCGCTGATCGGCGGTGACATGGCAGCGGCAATGGCACAACTGCAGGCGGCCGACGTGCACGTGGAGGTATTGCGCTGA
- a CDS encoding methionine ABC transporter permease encodes MDALFTNVDWYEIWLATLDTLLMLGGSLLFTIILGLPLGVLLFLSGPRQLFENGPLYAALSFVVNVLRSLPFIILLIVMIPFTVLITGTSLGVAGAIPPLVVGAAPFFARLVETALREVDRGIIEATQAMGATTRQIIFSALLPEARPGIIAAITVTAITLVSYTAMAGVVGAGGLGDLAIRFGYQRFQTDVMVVTVVLLLVLVQVLQSVGDRLVTHFSRK; translated from the coding sequence ATGGATGCTCTGTTCACCAACGTAGATTGGTACGAAATCTGGCTGGCGACGCTGGACACCCTGCTGATGCTCGGCGGCTCGCTGCTGTTCACCATCATCCTCGGCCTGCCGCTGGGCGTGCTGCTGTTTCTCAGTGGTCCGCGCCAGCTGTTCGAGAACGGCCCGCTGTACGCCGCACTGTCGTTCGTGGTCAACGTGCTGCGCTCGCTGCCGTTCATCATCCTGCTGATCGTGATGATCCCCTTCACCGTGCTGATCACCGGCACCTCGCTGGGCGTGGCCGGGGCGATCCCGCCGCTGGTGGTGGGTGCCGCGCCATTCTTCGCGCGCCTGGTGGAAACCGCCCTGCGCGAGGTGGACCGCGGCATCATCGAGGCGACCCAGGCAATGGGCGCGACGACGCGGCAGATCATCTTCAGCGCATTGCTGCCGGAAGCGCGTCCGGGCATCATCGCCGCCATCACCGTCACCGCCATCACCCTGGTCTCCTACACCGCGATGGCCGGTGTGGTGGGTGCCGGCGGCCTCGGCGACCTGGCCATCCGCTTCGGCTACCAGCGTTTCCAGACCGACGTGATGGTGGTCACCGTGGTCCTGCTGCTGGTACTGGTGCAGGTGCTGCAAAGCGTCGGCGACCGGCTGGTTACCCACTTTTCGCGTAAATGA
- a CDS encoding MetQ/NlpA family ABC transporter substrate-binding protein, which produces MKKLIAALATVAAFSAQAAETLTVAATAVPHAELLEFVKPQLAEQGVELNVKVFTDYVQPNIQVAEKRLDANFFQHQPYLDEFNKGKGTELVSVAGVHIEPFGAYSSKVKSLDELPNGATVVIPNDATNGGRALLLLAKAGVITLKDGAGITATPKDIAENPKNIKIRELEAATLPRVLTQVDLALINTNYALEAKLNPTQDALVIEGSDSPYVNILVARPDNKDSESMQKLAAALHSEAVRQFIEEKYQGAVVPAF; this is translated from the coding sequence ATGAAGAAACTGATTGCCGCCCTGGCCACCGTCGCGGCGTTTTCCGCACAGGCTGCCGAAACCCTGACCGTCGCCGCCACCGCCGTGCCGCACGCCGAGCTGCTGGAGTTCGTCAAGCCGCAACTGGCCGAGCAGGGCGTCGAGCTGAACGTGAAGGTGTTCACCGACTACGTGCAGCCGAACATCCAGGTTGCCGAGAAGCGCCTGGACGCCAATTTCTTCCAGCACCAGCCGTATCTGGATGAGTTCAACAAGGGCAAGGGCACCGAGCTGGTCAGCGTTGCCGGTGTGCACATCGAGCCCTTCGGTGCCTACTCGAGCAAGGTCAAGTCGCTGGACGAGCTGCCCAACGGCGCCACCGTGGTCATCCCCAACGACGCCACCAACGGCGGCCGCGCCCTGCTGCTGCTGGCCAAGGCCGGCGTGATCACGCTGAAGGACGGCGCCGGCATCACCGCCACGCCGAAGGACATCGCCGAGAACCCGAAGAACATCAAGATTCGCGAACTGGAAGCCGCGACCCTGCCGCGCGTGCTGACCCAGGTCGACCTGGCGCTGATCAACACCAACTACGCGCTGGAAGCCAAGCTGAACCCGACCCAGGATGCCCTGGTGATCGAAGGCAGCGACTCGCCCTACGTGAACATCCTGGTCGCCCGTCCGGACAACAAGGACAGCGAGTCCATGCAGAAGCTGGCCGCCGCGCTGCACAGCGAAGCCGTGCGCCAGTTCATCGAAGAGAAATACCAGGGCGCCGTGGTGCCGGCGTTCTGA
- a CDS encoding zinc-dependent alcohol dehydrogenase family protein has protein sequence MRAMLLEQIGQPLQLRELPEPQPGPGELRVKVLACGVCRTDLHVVDGELPEAPLPIIPGHEIVGRVDALGEGVSGFELGQRVGIPWLGHTCGTCSYCQHAEENLCDAPQFTGYTRPGGYAEYVVADARFAFDLGEEGDAVALAPLLCAGLIGWRSLVKAGDGKRLGLYGFGAAAHIVMQVARWQGRDVYAFSRPGDLAAQDFARSLGALWAGDSGESSPVPLDAAIIYAPAGELVPAALRAVRKGGRVVCAGIHMSDIPSFPYDILWHERELVSVANLTRQDGLDFFPVAAQVGIHTETHAYPLEQANQALDDLRHGRFQGAAVLAP, from the coding sequence ATGCGCGCCATGTTGCTGGAACAGATTGGCCAACCGTTGCAGCTGCGCGAGCTGCCCGAGCCGCAACCGGGGCCCGGTGAGCTGCGGGTCAAGGTACTGGCCTGCGGCGTCTGCCGCACCGACTTGCACGTGGTGGATGGCGAGTTGCCGGAGGCGCCGCTGCCGATCATTCCCGGCCACGAAATCGTCGGCCGCGTCGATGCGCTGGGCGAAGGCGTCAGTGGCTTCGAGCTGGGCCAGCGGGTCGGCATCCCCTGGCTCGGGCATACCTGCGGCACCTGCAGCTATTGCCAGCACGCCGAGGAAAACCTCTGCGACGCGCCGCAGTTCACCGGTTACACGCGGCCCGGCGGCTATGCCGAGTACGTGGTGGCCGATGCGCGTTTCGCCTTCGATCTGGGTGAGGAGGGCGACGCCGTGGCACTGGCACCGCTGCTCTGCGCCGGGCTGATCGGCTGGCGCTCGCTGGTCAAGGCCGGGGATGGCAAGCGTCTCGGCCTGTATGGCTTCGGCGCCGCAGCGCATATCGTCATGCAGGTCGCGCGCTGGCAGGGTCGTGATGTCTATGCCTTCAGTCGTCCCGGTGACCTGGCGGCGCAGGACTTCGCCCGTTCGCTGGGGGCGCTCTGGGCTGGTGATTCGGGCGAGTCATCGCCAGTGCCGCTGGACGCGGCGATCATCTACGCACCGGCCGGCGAGCTGGTGCCGGCGGCACTGCGTGCCGTGCGCAAGGGCGGTCGGGTGGTCTGCGCCGGCATCCATATGAGCGACATCCCGAGTTTTCCCTACGACATCCTCTGGCACGAGCGCGAGCTGGTCTCGGTAGCCAACCTGACCCGTCAGGACGGCCTGGACTTCTTCCCGGTCGCGGCGCAGGTCGGCATCCATACCGAAACCCATGCCTACCCGCTGGAGCAGGCCAACCAGGCGCTGGACGATCTGCGCCACGGGCGTTTCCAGGGCGCGGCGGTGCTGGCGCCCTGA
- a CDS encoding VOC family protein: MTLSPFHLAIPVHDLAAARAFYGEAFGCAEGRSSEHWVDFDFFGHQLVIHEAPKMPHQEAAHSNPVDGHDVPVPHFGVVLGWEQWEALAERLKARGTRFVIEPYVRFQGQVGEQATMFLLDPCGNALEFKAFKDIGQLFAK, translated from the coding sequence ATGACGCTTTCGCCCTTCCATCTCGCCATTCCCGTCCACGATCTGGCCGCCGCCCGCGCCTTCTACGGCGAGGCGTTCGGCTGCGCCGAGGGCCGCAGCAGCGAGCACTGGGTGGATTTCGATTTCTTCGGCCACCAGCTGGTGATCCACGAAGCGCCGAAGATGCCGCATCAGGAGGCGGCGCACAGCAACCCGGTGGATGGCCACGACGTGCCGGTGCCGCACTTCGGCGTGGTGCTCGGCTGGGAACAATGGGAAGCGCTGGCCGAGCGGCTGAAGGCACGTGGCACGCGCTTCGTCATCGAGCCCTACGTGCGCTTCCAAGGCCAGGTCGGCGAGCAGGCCACCATGTTCCTGCTCGATCCCTGCGGCAACGCCCTGGAGTTCAAGGCGTTCAAGGACATCGGCCAGCTGTTCGCCAAGTGA
- a CDS encoding gamma carbonic anhydrase family protein produces MAIRSYHNSTPQLGERVFVDDSAVVIGDVEIGADSSVWPLTVIRGDMHRIRIGARSSIQDGSVLHITHAGPYNPDGFPLTIGDEVTVGHKVTLHGCTLGNRILVGMGSIVMDGVVVEDEVIIGAGSLVPPGKTLESGYLYVGSPVKQARPLTDKERSFFSYTAGNYVKLKDQHLAERG; encoded by the coding sequence GTGGCGATACGCAGCTACCACAACAGCACTCCACAACTGGGCGAGCGCGTGTTCGTCGACGACTCCGCCGTGGTCATCGGCGATGTCGAGATCGGCGCCGACAGCTCGGTGTGGCCGTTGACGGTGATCCGCGGCGACATGCACCGCATCCGCATCGGTGCGCGCTCGAGCATCCAGGACGGCAGCGTGCTGCACATCACCCATGCCGGGCCGTACAACCCGGACGGCTTTCCGCTGACCATCGGCGACGAGGTCACGGTCGGGCACAAGGTCACCCTGCACGGTTGCACCCTGGGCAACCGCATCCTGGTCGGCATGGGCTCGATCGTGATGGACGGCGTGGTGGTCGAGGACGAGGTGATCATCGGCGCCGGCAGCCTGGTGCCGCCGGGCAAGACGCTCGAGTCGGGCTACCTCTACGTCGGCAGCCCGGTGAAGCAGGCGCGGCCGCTGACCGACAAGGAGCGCAGCTTCTTCAGCTATACCGCCGGCAACTACGTCAAGCTCAAGGACCAGCACCTCGCCGAGCGCGGCTGA